The following are encoded in a window of Fundulus heteroclitus isolate FHET01 unplaced genomic scaffold, MU-UCD_Fhet_4.1 scaffold_459, whole genome shotgun sequence genomic DNA:
- the LOC105934682 gene encoding claudin domain-containing protein 1: protein MVDNRYATALVIACVLSILATVYLSVAIGTQHWYQYSSPTVRGEANVSELRSLYDEFMSGEFDEKTYSDTLFRLNGTVGLWWRCVLVPPSAHWNKEADAKMVLECRHFTLPEQFTPKYKEPGNHNSGEDMLRTYLWRCQFLLPLASLGLVVLAGLIGFCACLCRSLTPTLGIGVLHLLAGLCSLATVCCYLAGMDLLHRVSMLPDKVDGSLGWSLYLALISSPLHMMAAALLVWAARSHSQNYYRMTAYRVA from the exons ATGGTGGATAACCGCTACGCCACGGCTCTGGTCATCGCCTGCGTGCTGAGCATCCTGGCCACCGTGTATCTGTCGGTGGCCATCGGCACGCAGCACTGGTACCAGTACAGCAGCCCCACGGTGCGCGGCGAGGCCAACGTGTCCGAGCTGCGCTCCCTCTACGACGAGTTCATGAGCGGCGAGTTCGACGAGAAGACCTACAGCGACACGCTGTTCCGCCTCAACGGCACCGTGGGCCTGTGGTGGCGGTGCGTGCTCGTCCCACCCTCGGCTCACTGGAACAAGGAGGCAG ATGCCAAGATGGTGCTGGAGTGCCGACACTTCACTCTGCCGGAGCAGTTCACCCCTAAATACAAAGAGCCAGGGAACCACAACAGCGGAGAGGACATGCTCCGCACCT ATTTGTGGAGGTGCCAATTTCTGCTGCCACTGGCGTCTCTGGGCCTGGTTGTGTTGGCGGGCCTGATTGGGTTTTGCGCCTGTCTGTGCAGGAGCCTCACGCCCACGCTTGGTATAGGAGTTCTCCATCTCTTGGCTG gtctgTGCAGCCTGGCCACGGTGTGCTGCTACCTGGCTGGGATGGACCTGCTCCACAGGGTGTCCATGCTTCCGGACAAGGTGGACGGCTCCCTGGGTTGGTCTCTATACCTGGCCCTCATCTCCTCGCCGCTGCACATGATGGCTGCCGCGCTGCTGGTGTGGGCGGCGCGCAGCCACAGCCAGAACTACTACCGCATGACCGCCTACAGGGTGGCATAA
- the LOC105934614 gene encoding N-acyl-aromatic-L-amino acid amidohydrolase (carboxylate-forming) B isoform X2 yields MQLDEPVLLPRLCRVAVCGGTHGNELSGVYLVREMLKTETRREDGEPASVLMVLSNPRAMQQCRRYVDTDLNRCFTHATLNGPVSDGTPYEIMRSRELNAMLGPKGSRAAVDLVCDLHNTTANMGLCFIAYSDSDWICLHIFRYLQQMPDTPMRFIHFDVSNKESYSLDSIGKHGFAMEIGPQPHGCVKSDIYTAMKEGVQHMLDWAGYFNSGCLFEGGLVDVFTMVKNVDYPRDGETRNIMATIHPRLQDRDFCLLHPGDPLFQTFSGETLTYNGNEPLYPFFINECAYYEKGIALSLARKKCVTIPSIRAQTEEEEEQASEQSFASEEEE; encoded by the exons ATGCAGCTGGATGAGCCGGTGCTTTTGCCAAGGTTGTGCCGCGTCGCCGTCTGTGGCGGCACGCATGGCAACGAGCTGTCAGGAGTGTACTTGGTGCGAGAGATGCTGAAGACGGAGACGAGAAGAGAGGACGGAGAGCCCGCGTCTGTGCTGATGGTGCTGTCCAACCCTCGGGCCATGCAGCAGTGCCGCAGATATGTGGACACCGATCTGAACCGCTGCTTCACCCACGCGACCCTCAA CGGTCCCGTATCAGACGGGACCCCCTATGAGATCATGCGGTCCCGTGAACTGAACGCCATGCTGGGTCCCAAAGGCAGCCGGGCCGCGGTGGATCTCGTCTGTGACCTCCACAACACCACTGCCAACATGGGCCTGTGCTTCATTGCTTATTCTGACTCTGACTGGATCTGTCTTCACATATTCAGATACCTGCAG CAGATGCCAGATACGCCCATGAGATTCATCCATTTTGATGTCTCTAATAAAGAATCGTATTCCCTCGATTCGATCGGAAAACACGGCTTTG CCATGGAGATCGGTCCACAGCCCCACGGGTGTGTCAAGTCGGACATCTACACGGCAATGAAAGAAGGCGTGCAGCACATGCTGGATTGGGCCGGCTATTTTAACTCAG GTTGTCTGTTTGAAGGAGGATTAGTTGACGTGTTCACCATGGTGAAAAACGTCGACTACCCGAGAGACGGCGAGACCCGCAACATCATGGCGACCATCCATCCCCGCCTGCAG GACCGAGACTTCTGCCTGCTCCACCCCGGAGACCCGCTGTTCCAGACATTCTCGGGAGAAACCCTGACGTACAATGGCaacgaaccgctttatcccttcTTCATCAACGAATGCGCTTACTATGAGAAGGGCATCGCGCTCTCCCTGGCCAGAAAGAAGTGCGTGACCATCCCTTCCATCAGGGCTCAaaccgaggaggaggaggagcaagcGAGCGAGCAGAGTTTTGCATCAGAGGAAGAGGAGTGA
- the LOC105934614 gene encoding N-acyl-aromatic-L-amino acid amidohydrolase (carboxylate-forming) B isoform X1 — translation MQLDEPVLLPRLCRVAVCGGTHGNELSGVYLVREMLKTETRREDGEPASVLMVLSNPRAMQQCRRYVDTDLNRCFTHATLNGPVSDGTPYEIMRSRELNAMLGPKGSRAAVDLVCDLHNTTANMGLCFIAYSDSDWICLHIFRYLQKQMPDTPMRFIHFDVSNKESYSLDSIGKHGFAMEIGPQPHGCVKSDIYTAMKEGVQHMLDWAGYFNSGCLFEGGLVDVFTMVKNVDYPRDGETRNIMATIHPRLQDRDFCLLHPGDPLFQTFSGETLTYNGNEPLYPFFINECAYYEKGIALSLARKKCVTIPSIRAQTEEEEEQASEQSFASEEEE, via the exons ATGCAGCTGGATGAGCCGGTGCTTTTGCCAAGGTTGTGCCGCGTCGCCGTCTGTGGCGGCACGCATGGCAACGAGCTGTCAGGAGTGTACTTGGTGCGAGAGATGCTGAAGACGGAGACGAGAAGAGAGGACGGAGAGCCCGCGTCTGTGCTGATGGTGCTGTCCAACCCTCGGGCCATGCAGCAGTGCCGCAGATATGTGGACACCGATCTGAACCGCTGCTTCACCCACGCGACCCTCAA CGGTCCCGTATCAGACGGGACCCCCTATGAGATCATGCGGTCCCGTGAACTGAACGCCATGCTGGGTCCCAAAGGCAGCCGGGCCGCGGTGGATCTCGTCTGTGACCTCCACAACACCACTGCCAACATGGGCCTGTGCTTCATTGCTTATTCTGACTCTGACTGGATCTGTCTTCACATATTCAGATACCTGCAG AAGCAGATGCCAGATACGCCCATGAGATTCATCCATTTTGATGTCTCTAATAAAGAATCGTATTCCCTCGATTCGATCGGAAAACACGGCTTTG CCATGGAGATCGGTCCACAGCCCCACGGGTGTGTCAAGTCGGACATCTACACGGCAATGAAAGAAGGCGTGCAGCACATGCTGGATTGGGCCGGCTATTTTAACTCAG GTTGTCTGTTTGAAGGAGGATTAGTTGACGTGTTCACCATGGTGAAAAACGTCGACTACCCGAGAGACGGCGAGACCCGCAACATCATGGCGACCATCCATCCCCGCCTGCAG GACCGAGACTTCTGCCTGCTCCACCCCGGAGACCCGCTGTTCCAGACATTCTCGGGAGAAACCCTGACGTACAATGGCaacgaaccgctttatcccttcTTCATCAACGAATGCGCTTACTATGAGAAGGGCATCGCGCTCTCCCTGGCCAGAAAGAAGTGCGTGACCATCCCTTCCATCAGGGCTCAaaccgaggaggaggaggagcaagcGAGCGAGCAGAGTTTTGCATCAGAGGAAGAGGAGTGA